Proteins from one Nomia melanderi isolate GNS246 chromosome 3, iyNomMela1, whole genome shotgun sequence genomic window:
- the LOC143174325 gene encoding histone H2A, with the protein MSGRGKGGKVKGKAKSRSNRAGLQFPVGRIHRLLRKGNYAERVGAGAPVYLAAVMEYLAAEVLELAGNAARDNKKTRIIPRHLQLAIRNDEELNKLLSGVTIAQGGVLPNIQAVLLPKKTEKKA; encoded by the coding sequence ATGTCTGGACGCGGAAAAGGCGGCAAAGTTAAGGGAAAGGCGAAGTCCCGTTCGAACAGAGCTGGACTTCAATTTCCGGTTGGTCGTATCCATCGACTTTTGAGGAAAGGGAATTATGCCGAACGCGTCGGCGCTGGTGCTCCAGTTTATTTGGCTGCAGTTATGGAGTATCTGGCTGCTGAAGTTTTAGAGTTGGCCGGTAACGCGGCTCGTGACAACAAGAAGACGAGAATTATTCCCCGTCATTTACAACTGGCAATCCGTAATGACGAAGAATTGAATAAGTTACTTTCCGGAGTAACGATTGCTCAAGGTGGCGTTTTGCCGAACATTCAGGCAGTTCTTTTGCCGAAAAAGACAGAAAAGAAAGCTTAA
- the LOC143174326 gene encoding histone H4 → MTGRGKGGKGLGKGGAKRHRKVLRDNIQGITKPAIRRLARRGGVKRISGLIYEETRGVLKVFLENVIRDAVTYTEHAKRKTVTAMDVVYALKRQGRTLYGFGG, encoded by the coding sequence ATGACCGGTCGCGGAAAGGGAGGAAAGGGTTTGGGAAAGGGAGGAGCGAAGCGTCATAGGAAGGTGTTGCGTGATAACATCCAGGGTATCACGAAACCTGCGATCCGTCGTCTGGCTCGTCGTGGTGGTGTGAAACGTATATCGGGTTTAATTTACGAAGAAACTCGTGGTGTACTAAAAGTCTTTTTGGAAAACGTCATTCGTGACGCAGTCACGTATACCGAGCACGCCAAAAGAAAGACTGTAACGGCCATGGACGTTGTCTACGCTCTGAAGAGACAAGGACGTACTCTATACGGTTTTGGAGGTTAA
- the LOC143174324 gene encoding histone H3 produces the protein MARTKQTARKSTGGKAPRKQLATKAARKSAPATGGVKKPHRYRPGTVALREIRRYQKSTELLIRKLPFQRLVREIAQDFKTDLRFQSSAVMALQEASEAYLVGLFEDTNLCAIHAKRVTIMPKDIQLARRIRGERA, from the coding sequence ATGGCTCGTACCAAGCAAACTGCCAGGAAGTCTACCGGTGGGAAAGCTCCTCGCAAGCAATTGGCGACAAAAGCAGCTCGTAAAAGTGCGCCTGCAACCGGAGGAGTAAAGAAGCCTCATCGTTATCGCCCAGGAACCGTCGCTCTCCGTGAAATCCGTAGATACCAGAAGAGCACCGAGCTTCTCATCAGAAAATTACCATTCCAACGACTTGTTCGTGAGATCGCTCAAGATTTCAAGACCGACCTTCGTTTCCAAAGTTCTGCTGTCATGGCTCTTCAAGAAGCCAGCGAGGCCTACCTTGTTGGTCTCTTCGAAGACACCAATCTGTGCGCCATACACGCTAAGAGAGTAACCATCATGCCTAAAGATATTCAACTGGCCCGCAGAATCCGTGGAGAGAGAGCTTAA
- the LOC143174296 gene encoding histone H4 has translation MSGRGKGGKGLGKGGAKRHRKVLRDNIQGITKPAIRRLARRGGVKRISGLIYEETRGVLKVFLENVIRDAVTYTEHAKRKTVTAMDVVYALKRQGRTLYGFGG, from the coding sequence ATGTCTGGTCGTGGAAAAGGTGGGAAAGGTTTGGGAAAGGGAGGTGCGAAGAGACATAGGAAAGTCTTGCGTGATAACATCCAAGGCATCACCAAGCCTGCTATTCGAAGACTAGCAAGAAGAGGTGGTGTCAAGCGAATCAGCGGCTTGATCTATGAAGAAACGCGTGGCGTGTTGAAAGTATTCTTGGAGAATGTTATTCGCGATGCTGTTACTTACACTGAACATGCGAAGAGGAAAACCGTCACAGCTATGGATGTCGTATATGCTTTGAAACGACAAGGCAGGACCCTGTACGGTTTTGGAGGTTAG
- the LOC116434646 gene encoding histone H2B, with protein sequence MPPKTSGKAVKKAGKAQKNISKADKKKKRRRKESYAIYIYKVLKQVHPDTGISSKAMSIMNSFVNDVFERIAAEASRLAHYNKRSTITSREIQTAVRLLLPGELAKHAVSEGTKAVTKYTSSK encoded by the coding sequence ATGCCGCCCAAAACCAGTGGAAAGGCGGTGAAGAAAGCTGGGAAGGCTCAGAAAAATATCAGCAAGGCTGATAAGAAAAAGAAGCGCAGGAGGAAGGAGAGCTACGCAATCTACATTTACAAAGTCTTGAAGCAAGTGCATCCTGACACTGGAATCTCCAGCAAAGCCATGAGCATCATGAACAGTTTCGTCAACGACGTCTTTGAACGCATTGCGGCCGAAGCATCTCGTCTGGCTCATTACAACAAACGTTCCACTATCACGTCTCGGGAAATTCAGACTGCTGTTCGTCTACTGTTACCTGGTGAACTTGCCAAGCACGCTGTCAGTGAAGGCACTAAGGCTGTCACCAAGTATACCAGCTCCAAGTGA
- the LOC116434205 gene encoding uncharacterized protein LOC116434205 isoform X2, with amino-acid sequence MEDKGNAGNTSVESGSGNTSPAKKTPKSKTAKASKSKSSHPPTSEMVIAAIKELKDRKGSSLQAIKKYIASTYPVNGEKLAPFIKRYLKSAVTSGAVVQTKGKGASGSFKLSMTKGTESKSKVQRTVKVAETKKPKKSVEKKTTAVRKPAAAKKATTSTAKKVETVKKSAAARKPSLTRTVRPAKTEKPKASPDAKTVSKSKKIAKPPATKTKAPKPKKATPSKSVKSSPRKF; translated from the exons ATGGAGGATAAAGGAAATGCTGGAAACACTTCTGTGGAGTCTGGGAGCGGGAACACCAGCCCAGCAAAGAAGACGCCGAAATCGAAAACAGCGAAAGCATCGAAGAGCAAGTCCTCTCATCCACCAACGTCCGAGATGGTGATCGCTGCCATTAAGGAGTTGAAAGATCGCAAAGGATCCTCTCTTCAAGCGATCAAAAAGTATATCGCATCGACGTACCCAGTGAACGGAGAGAAGTTGGCGCCTTTCATCAAGCGATATTTGAAGTCCGCTGTCACATCTGGCGCTGTGGTGCAGACCAAGGGTAAAGGTGCCTCCGGTTCGTTTAAACTGTCCATGACGAAGGGTACCGAGTCGAAGAGCAAGGTACAGCGGACAGTGAAAGTGGCTGAAACTAAGAAGCCGAAGAAATCGGTTGAAAAGAAGACAACTGCAGTCCGAAAACCCGCAGCAGCAAAAAAGGCTACCACGAGTACAGCGAAGAAGGTCGAAACTGTGAAGAAATCAGCGGCCGCGAGAAAACCCTCGCTTACCAGAACCGTAAGGCCCGCCAAAACCGAGAAACCAAAGGCTTCGCCCGATGCTAAGACTGTGTCGAAGAGCAAGAAGATAGCGAAACCACCAGCTACCAAGACCAAAGCTCCGAAACCCAAGAAGGCTACTCCTTCGAAGTCTGTCAAGTCTTCGCCTAGAAA GTTTTAA
- the LOC143174355 gene encoding histone H2B-like, which yields MPPKTAGKAMKKAGKAQKNISMNKSDSSKKKKKRRESYAIYIYKVLKQVHPDTGVSSRAMSIMNSFVNDIFERIAAEASRLSHYNKRSTITSREVQTAVRLLLPGELAKHAVSEGTKAVTKYTSSK from the coding sequence ATGCCGCCGAAAACCGCGGGAAAAGCCATGAAGAAAGCCGGGAAGGCGCAGAAGAACATCAGTATGAACAAATCCGATTCGagtaagaagaagaagaagaggagggagAGTTACGCGATTTACATTTACAAGGTTCTGAAGCAAGTACACCCGGACACCGGCGTCTCGAGCCGTGCTATGAGCATCATGAACAGCTTCGTCAACGATATATTCGAACGTATCGCTGCCGAAGCGTCCCGATTATCGCACTATAATAAACGCAGCACTATTACCTCGAGGGAGGTACAAACCGCGGTAAGACTGCTGTTACCTGGCGAGCTAGCGAAACATGCGGTCAGTGAGGGCACCAAAGCGGTTACTAAATATACAAGTTCAAAATGA
- the LOC116434205 gene encoding uncharacterized protein LOC116434205 isoform X1: MEDKGNAGNTSVESGSGNTSPAKKTPKSKTAKASKSKSSHPPTSEMVIAAIKELKDRKGSSLQAIKKYIASTYPVNGEKLAPFIKRYLKSAVTSGAVVQTKGKGASGSFKLSMTKGTESKSKVQRTVKVAETKKPKKSVEKKTTAVRKPAAAKKATTSTAKKVETVKKSAAARKPSLTRTVRPAKTEKPKASPDAKTVSKSKKIAKPPATKTKAPKPKKATPSKSVKSSPRKATNRFTTRNNFQTIY; this comes from the exons ATGGAGGATAAAGGAAATGCTGGAAACACTTCTGTGGAGTCTGGGAGCGGGAACACCAGCCCAGCAAAGAAGACGCCGAAATCGAAAACAGCGAAAGCATCGAAGAGCAAGTCCTCTCATCCACCAACGTCCGAGATGGTGATCGCTGCCATTAAGGAGTTGAAAGATCGCAAAGGATCCTCTCTTCAAGCGATCAAAAAGTATATCGCATCGACGTACCCAGTGAACGGAGAGAAGTTGGCGCCTTTCATCAAGCGATATTTGAAGTCCGCTGTCACATCTGGCGCTGTGGTGCAGACCAAGGGTAAAGGTGCCTCCGGTTCGTTTAAACTGTCCATGACGAAGGGTACCGAGTCGAAGAGCAAGGTACAGCGGACAGTGAAAGTGGCTGAAACTAAGAAGCCGAAGAAATCGGTTGAAAAGAAGACAACTGCAGTCCGAAAACCCGCAGCAGCAAAAAAGGCTACCACGAGTACAGCGAAGAAGGTCGAAACTGTGAAGAAATCAGCGGCCGCGAGAAAACCCTCGCTTACCAGAACCGTAAGGCCCGCCAAAACCGAGAAACCAAAGGCTTCGCCCGATGCTAAGACTGTGTCGAAGAGCAAGAAGATAGCGAAACCACCAGCTACCAAGACCAAAGCTCCGAAACCCAAGAAGGCTACTCCTTCGAAGTCTGTCAAGTCTTCGCCTAGAAA GGCCACCAATCGATTTACGACAAGGAACAATTTTCAGACGATCTATTAA